ATTGATATCTACTTAGAAGTCTTGCCACAAAAGCAATATCTAACTTAatgcaaacttgagcatacatgacATTTCTTAGTGCACTAGCATAAAAATATACTTCATTTGGGTTTTCCCAAAATCTGAATAAGGATACTACAATAGACTCACTTAATTACTTTTAATAGCATGAGTAATTTTTGGTTTACAATGCTGCATGctgaatttttctaaaatatgacAACATATGCAATTTGAGATAAATCTGATATACACCGAGAACGATCGCTATGAATCTCAATGCCAAGGACAAATGATATGTGACCAAGATCTTTCAAGTTAAAATTCCTTGACAACATCCGCTTTTTCTTATGCAGTAATCCAATGTCACTACTcacaagcaaaatatcatgAAAAGTCAATTTTATTTAGTCGATACAaggttgaaaatcaggatgtcatacAAACAAACTTGATAGAATCTCAACAATAGCACTCAAAACCTGCTCCAACAGTTGCAAATTTGAATCCGCCTGGTCCCTGTTATTTCTGGAAGCTTTGATCATGAATAGCACCACCAACAAAACACACATCGCCGCTGCAATGGCCAAGATCATGATCAAGGTGAGATTGGTCTTGCTTGATCTTTGGGATTGGTTGTTGCAGATATTGATCCTCATGAACGAATTGGATGCACAGAGGCCGGGGTTGTTCAGGAAACTGGCGTCATATGCGATTTCGTCTAACTTGGGTGGGATTGGTCCACTGAGGCGATTGGATGATAAATTCAGAAGGTTCAGATTCAATTGGCCGAATTCAGGAGGAATCAGGCCAGACAGTTGGTTGTCAGACAGGTCCACATGCGTGAGCACAGGCAGAAGACCGATTTTGCTGGGAATCGGTCCCGAGATCTTATTGTGACTAAGATCCAGAGTGGTCAAGGATTTCCATGAAATAATGTCTGCGGGAAGATTCCCGGAGAGCTTGTTCTGACCGAGCAAAAGCGTCGTCAGAGAAGGAAGCACGGTCAATTCAGCCGGAACCGTGCCACTGAGGAGGTTATTACTAGCATCGAACACCACCAAGTTCCTCCACGAAGACACTGTGGTCGGAATCTTGCCGTAGAATTTGTTGTTGCTCAGATCGATCCGAGTGAGGTTTGGGGACAGCTCCTTGGGAAGCTCGCCAGTTAATCCATtaccactcaagagcaaagccgTCAAGATCCTCAGAGCAAAAATGCTGCCCGGGATCTCTCCTGTCAGTGGATTCTTCCCCAAATCCAAGTGCTCAAGAGCCTCCATATCGCTGACCGTCTTCGGGATTCCACCATAAAGGTTCGTCTGCGCCATTGAGAAGAACCGCAGCTTCTTCAGGACAGTGAAGTTCTGCGGTAGCTGTGATGGCACGAACTTCTTGTTGTACTCGAGCCTCAGTTCTTCGAGATCAGAGAGGCCAAAAATCTCTTCAGGATATGTGCCATTGTACTCGGACTTGTAAAGGTGAAGGATCCTCAGCCTCCGCAGCCTTGCTACCGATGCCGGAACGTCGAACGAGAAGCTGTTGGCGGCAAGAATCAGGACCTGAAGATTGGCCATGCGATCGATGTCAGATGGAATAGGGCCTTCGAAGTAATTCTGGGATAGGTCGAGGTACACGAGCTTGGAACAGTTGTAGAGAACAGTGGGAAACTCTCCAGGAATATAGTTGTAGGAGAGATCGAGCTTGGTCAGATTCTTGAGGTCGCAGATGTATGGGGGGATCGAATAATTTATGTTCAGGCTGACAAGATTGAGCTCGGTGATCGAGCCTTCTTGGCATTTGATCTCGGGCCATGCGCAGTGGGAGGATGAATTGGAGGCCACCCAGCGGTCGAGGGACGATGGGTCTTGCCAGGATTGCCTGAGCTTCAACAGCACTTGCAATTCTTGATCTTGGATTTGAGACACTGCAGCATGGGAGAGGAAGCAGAGGAAGACGACACAGGGGATGtaggagaagaaggggaagaagaagcgaATATGAGCAGGTGATGAGGTTGGTCTCGGCATAATTGAAGGTTGTCCAGAGCCTTTCGAGACTCTCCAGTGTCGAAGCTTGCTCGGCAGAATGGGCTTTTAACCTGGTACCAAAGTCCTGAAATTTGGACCTAGATGAGTGGTGGGTATTACATGCATCGCATATTTGAGTCCTcacttttatgatttttgagaccTATATCAGCCCaccctttttcatttcaaaataactaaagaaaaccaaagaaaagaaagaatagtcAAAGAACAATAACCATTCAATGTAAGCTGTCAAATCAACGAGAGGTTGCGAACAAGTTCCAAAGTTTAGCGAGTGTCGTTCGGTTGAATTTCTGCAGCGTTATCCGACATCTAAATTTCTTAAAGATAAGTGACAAGAAATCATGAGAAACTAGTATCGagtcccttaaaaaaaaaaaacatgagtaTCCATGTAACGAGTGCATAGTGATTAAATTTGACTATCGCATCATTTGCAAATGAAGTGTGATTTCAGGACCAATGGGGGCCATCATAGAATATAAatgataacatttctattcctgagaataatttctatttggaaataatttttttattatttttgtttgctggataagtttctaagcaaaataatgcatttgataattgtacaaaatttctatttttaaaatagaattgcgtttggtactacctccaaatttttttgggCTTGGGAAGTACAATCACATTCATAGGACTAAGatgtgacttagaatttcttttaattttttaataaatttattatatttttcttttctttcttctttctctagctAGTCGTTGGCCTTGGCTATGACCGACTATTGACTGGCCAAACGAGAGTCGGCAAGGTCGCCTCGAGTCTCGCCATGGCTACGGGAGGCTACGTCAATCTCATGGCGGCTGGGTAAGGCTTAGGTGCCCTCATCTAGCTAGTCGCCAAtcgactagaggaagaagaggaggaagagaacaagaaagaaaagaaaagagaaaaagaaatatagttTGGATTTCATTATTGagttgttctcgagaataaagaagtaatttttccttacttctttattgtattttaaatatattcccaagaataaaatGTACACAATtgaatttctattctatttttattttgaaaaaagaaaggaaacatgAACGTTATGTGCCGATAGTCTCTTAATGGCTGCATGGGAACATTTCTGTtcccttattcttttgttcttttgcttcccataacaaaaaaaagaacaaaattccgTCCGATAgcattaactaatttttctatttctcggaatagaaaagtggcatGGAAATAgctttggaatagaaacaaaaagtagaaaaaaattaacttctcattcccgagaataatttatagaaataagccatttttttcttttcttttcttttcttttttttct
This genomic stretch from Eucalyptus grandis isolate ANBG69807.140 chromosome 3, ASM1654582v1, whole genome shotgun sequence harbors:
- the LOC104439044 gene encoding receptor-like protein 52 encodes the protein MPRPTSSPAHIRFFFPFFSYIPCVVFLCFLSHAAVSQIQDQELQVLLKLRQSWQDPSSLDRWVASNSSSHCAWPEIKCQEGSITELNLVSLNINYSIPPYICDLKNLTKLDLSYNYIPGEFPTVLYNCSKLVYLDLSQNYFEGPIPSDIDRMANLQVLILAANSFSFDVPASVARLRRLRILHLYKSEYNGTYPEEIFGLSDLEELRLEYNKKFVPSQLPQNFTVLKKLRFFSMAQTNLYGGIPKTVSDMEALEHLDLGKNPLTGEIPGSIFALRILTALLLSGNGLTGELPKELSPNLTRIDLSNNKFYGKIPTTVSSWRNLVVFDASNNLLSGTVPAELTVLPSLTTLLLGQNKLSGNLPADIISWKSLTTLDLSHNKISGPIPSKIGLLPVLTHVDLSDNQLSGLIPPEFGQLNLNLLNLSSNRLSGPIPPKLDEIAYDASFLNNPGLCASNSFMRINICNNQSQRSSKTNLTLIMILAIAAAMCVLLVVLFMIKASRNNRDQADSNLQLLEQVLSAIVEILSSLFV